From one Gemella morbillorum genomic stretch:
- a CDS encoding helix-turn-helix domain-containing protein, whose amino-acid sequence MSDISEIYRVRQRAIEYAIKHNNSKAAVKYKTSRQQIKRWRDRYDGTVQSLLPKSRRPKSHPNQHTQEEIELVMKKYRKCGYEELAEVYVKARKEGYSRTYDSMCKIIKKIKGNAKEKLKKQHKRKKKVEQAKYPEDRVRDNPSIFAMGEWKSGKKPQA is encoded by the coding sequence ATGAGTGATATATCAGAAATATACCGTGTTCGTCAACGGGCAATTGAGTATGCAATAAAACATAATAATTCAAAGGCAGCAGTGAAGTATAAGACATCACGTCAGCAGATAAAACGTTGGAGAGACAGATACGACGGTACAGTCCAGTCTCTTCTGCCAAAAAGCAGAAGACCTAAGAGCCACCCAAACCAGCACACGCAAGAAGAAATAGAACTGGTTATGAAAAAATACAGGAAATGTGGCTATGAAGAGCTGGCAGAAGTTTATGTCAAAGCAAGAAAGGAAGGCTACAGCCGTACATACGATTCAATGTGCAAGATAATAAAGAAAATAAAGGGCAATGCCAAAGAAAAGCTTAAAAAGCAGCATAAAAGAAAAAAGAAGGTTGAACAGGCTAAGTACCCTGAGGATAGAGTACGGGACAACCCGTCCATATTCGCCATGGGAGAATGGAAAAGTGGAAAGAAGCCACAGGCTTGA
- a CDS encoding ABC transporter ATP-binding protein, with amino-acid sequence MTSLKQLKQLLAIAKEFKRPLLRATLFGSLGHLTLVVFTYFIALFFITKITTVAAILFILIFILAILKGLFSYTEQLLNHYVAFKVLHTLRIKVLDKFKRISIDSFTKNTSGDYMTMITTDIELLEVFYAHTITPFLIYIAQSLVVSIFLLFFSVKLGLVALFVYIIIGLVYPLAFRNKGQEVGEGYRRKLTAVNNNSSEQAYGIFEALQYDKIKEEKANIHMETEELTHSSYIKNKFLIDLNTLNVITYNFGVLGFIYFATTLGNPNTTIALSAMFIVSFIPILYMGNLASTLSQTMASGKRFLELMNTPEEPENTGQIVDFKELKVDNLTYSYNDSNVVENLSFSAKRGEIIGISGPSGCGKSTVAKLIMKFISDENMHGNITIDNINLRDIDNRFFRENSSIILQDSYLFNTSIKNNISFFDKDIYKERLADSLKHTNLKNFVDSLRRRENEIVGERSSNISSGQKQRLSVARSFYNESKLLILDEATANIDIFSEIEVLKALEAEKEDKITIIISHNKSTLSICDKIIKLG; translated from the coding sequence ATGACATCACTAAAACAATTAAAACAACTTTTAGCGATTGCGAAAGAGTTTAAGCGACCACTTTTACGTGCGACATTGTTCGGAAGTCTAGGACATCTTACTTTAGTAGTATTTACCTACTTTATAGCATTGTTCTTTATAACAAAAATTACAACAGTAGCGGCTATTTTATTTATTTTAATATTTATTCTAGCGATACTGAAAGGTCTGTTTAGCTATACAGAACAACTACTAAATCACTATGTAGCTTTTAAAGTTTTACACACATTACGTATTAAAGTATTAGATAAATTCAAGCGTATTTCTATCGACAGCTTTACGAAAAATACATCTGGGGATTACATGACGATGATTACAACCGATATAGAACTATTAGAGGTGTTTTACGCTCATACTATTACACCATTTCTAATCTATATCGCTCAAAGTTTAGTTGTTAGCATATTTTTACTATTCTTCAGCGTGAAACTTGGCCTTGTTGCTTTGTTTGTTTATATAATTATCGGGCTAGTTTACCCACTTGCTTTTCGTAATAAAGGACAAGAAGTTGGTGAAGGTTATCGTCGTAAACTAACTGCGGTTAATAACAATTCTTCTGAGCAAGCTTATGGTATTTTTGAAGCTCTTCAATATGATAAAATCAAAGAAGAAAAAGCTAATATCCACATGGAAACAGAGGAATTAACTCATAGTTCTTACATCAAGAATAAGTTCCTAATAGACTTAAATACTTTAAACGTTATTACTTACAATTTTGGAGTGCTTGGTTTTATTTACTTCGCTACAACGCTTGGTAATCCTAATACAACTATCGCCCTTAGTGCAATGTTTATCGTATCATTTATTCCTATCTTGTATATGGGGAATCTTGCTTCTACTCTAAGTCAAACTATGGCGAGTGGAAAGAGATTTTTAGAACTTATGAACACACCAGAAGAACCAGAAAACACTGGACAAATCGTTGATTTTAAAGAGTTAAAAGTAGACAATCTTACTTATAGTTATAATGATTCTAACGTTGTCGAAAATCTAAGTTTTTCTGCAAAACGTGGTGAAATCATCGGTATTAGCGGCCCAAGTGGTTGTGGTAAATCAACAGTTGCTAAACTTATTATGAAATTCATCTCTGATGAGAATATGCACGGTAACATCACTATTGATAACATAAATCTACGCGATATCGACAACCGCTTCTTTAGAGAAAATAGTTCTATAATCTTACAAGACAGCTATCTATTCAACACTTCAATTAAGAATAATATCAGCTTCTTTGACAAAGATATTTACAAAGAGCGTTTAGCTGATTCACTTAAACACACTAACCTTAAAAACTTCGTCGATAGCCTACGCCGTCGTGAAAATGAGATTGTTGGTGAGCGTAGTTCTAATATCAGCTCTGGACAAAAACAACGTCTTTCAGTTGCTCGTTCATTCTATAACGAAAGTAAACTTTTAATACTAGATGAGGCAACAGCAAACATTGATATTTTTAGTGAAATCGAAGTCTTAAAAGCGTTAGAAGCAGAAAAAGAAGATAAGATTACTATCATTATCTCACACAACAAATCTACTTTATCAATTTGTGATAAAATAATTAAATTAGGATAA
- a CDS encoding ABC transporter ATP-binding protein/permease — protein MKIDGRAMALFNIKKEVYLVALCKLVAFWCSLFFIYNFVDLLFYLLDNHSKSGFILTFAFRTTLSLVIYYLATTGDNFFSHKISKQVRNTLREEIYNKVEKLSLNYTEAVNTGSLLVMNSSSIVNIEFYFNKFVPQMFATLFIVLSSFIVYGKIHILLFIAMLVLYPLIPISIMVIIKKSKKANKQNFSDFLSLSEVFYDRLSGFTTAKIYGKEDNVAGDVDNRSARYRKSTMALLRHQLNSINVMDAITYVSIFVLSIIAIFIVKDQKLIVFVIVATLECFKPLRALGGLFHISMKGNVELDNIYKLLDYPEQEKDNNITLTSGKNIVLSNVSFSYNEEPTLKDINMIFKPSTKTALVGESGSGKSTIIKLILGLNSNYAGSIKYDTFDIDTIPANKMSKIATLITNDSYLVQGSIRSHLSVNKHITEEDMYNALEKVNLKDFVIENGGLDYQLSCGASNLSGGQKQRLLAAKAILKDSYIYILDEAVSNIDDYSKKIVHDAFDSIKNGKIIVVISHDLETITNSDNIYVLKDQQIIEEGTHEQLIDQPSLYKKLFNDQQQLKEKFLAKEVE, from the coding sequence ATGAAGATAGACGGTAGAGCCATGGCGCTCTTTAATATTAAAAAAGAAGTTTACCTTGTTGCTTTGTGTAAACTTGTTGCTTTTTGGTGTTCTTTATTTTTCATCTACAATTTTGTAGATTTACTTTTCTATTTATTAGATAACCATTCTAAATCTGGTTTTATCTTAACTTTTGCTTTTAGAACAACATTAAGTTTGGTTATTTACTACTTAGCTACTACTGGAGATAATTTCTTTAGTCACAAAATTTCTAAACAAGTTAGAAATACTTTGCGTGAAGAGATTTACAACAAAGTTGAAAAGTTATCACTTAATTATACGGAGGCTGTTAATACAGGTAGCCTTCTTGTTATGAACTCTTCTTCAATAGTTAATATTGAGTTTTATTTCAACAAATTCGTTCCTCAGATGTTCGCGACGTTGTTCATCGTCTTAAGTTCGTTTATTGTTTATGGTAAAATTCATATTCTGCTATTTATCGCAATGCTGGTTCTTTATCCATTAATACCTATATCTATTATGGTTATTATTAAAAAATCAAAAAAAGCCAACAAACAAAACTTTAGTGATTTCCTTAGTTTATCAGAAGTTTTCTATGATAGATTATCTGGTTTCACTACTGCAAAAATTTATGGAAAAGAAGATAACGTAGCTGGCGATGTTGATAATCGTAGTGCGCGTTATAGAAAATCAACAATGGCTCTGTTACGCCACCAACTTAATTCGATTAATGTAATGGATGCGATAACTTACGTTTCGATTTTTGTTTTATCTATTATTGCGATTTTTATCGTGAAAGACCAAAAACTTATCGTCTTCGTTATTGTTGCTACTCTTGAGTGTTTCAAACCGCTTCGTGCTTTAGGTGGATTATTCCATATTTCTATGAAGGGAAATGTTGAGTTAGATAATATCTACAAACTTCTTGATTATCCTGAACAAGAAAAAGACAATAATATTACTCTAACATCTGGAAAAAATATCGTTTTAAGCAATGTAAGTTTTTCTTATAACGAAGAACCGACACTTAAAGATATTAACATGATTTTCAAACCTAGCACAAAAACTGCTCTTGTTGGAGAAAGTGGTAGTGGAAAATCTACTATTATAAAACTAATACTAGGGTTAAATTCTAACTACGCAGGAAGTATTAAATACGATACTTTTGATATAGACACTATTCCGGCGAATAAAATGTCTAAAATAGCTACTCTTATTACTAATGATAGCTATCTTGTTCAAGGTTCAATCCGCTCTCACCTTTCTGTCAATAAACATATTACAGAAGAAGATATGTACAATGCTCTTGAAAAAGTTAATCTAAAAGACTTTGTAATTGAAAATGGTGGTCTTGACTATCAACTTAGCTGTGGTGCTAGCAATCTTTCTGGTGGTCAAAAGCAACGTTTACTTGCTGCAAAAGCTATTTTGAAAGATAGTTATATCTATATATTAGATGAGGCTGTTTCTAACATTGATGATTACAGTAAAAAAATTGTTCATGATGCATTTGATTCAATTAAAAATGGAAAGATTATCGTTGTTATTTCTCACGATTTAGAAACCATTACTAATTCTGATAATATTTATGTATTGAAAGATCAGCAAATAATCGAAGAAGGTACTCATGAACAACTTATAGACCAACCTTCTCTATACAAAAAATTATTTAACGATCAACAACAATTAAAAGAGAAGTTTTTAGCTAAGGAGGTAGAGTAA
- a CDS encoding ABC transporter permease has product MRTIAIAKKVFKELFRDKRTFALMFIAPILIMWLLNIVFSADTTENVRIGAVDVPTKVEEVMKNVDNVSLEGITTKEEAEKKLKDGQLDTVIYYKDNKYEVTYANTDSVKTTQARQVLKASLTGAEIKGFIETIQKVNPSLALTKQKPEITESYNYGSEDTTFFNKIAPILIGYISFFFVFLISGIALLKERTSGTLDRLLATPVKRSEIIFGYTISYGFLAIIQTIVITLSAIYLLNIEVAGSLVYVIIVNMLLALGALALGMLLSTAAKSEFQVMQFIPLVIIPQMFFTGIVPVESMGKVAVYISKVLPVTYSGDGLSKIILEGKNLLDIKGDIIALTIFFVVLITLNIIGLKRYRKV; this is encoded by the coding sequence ATGAGAACGATAGCTATTGCTAAAAAAGTTTTTAAAGAGTTGTTTAGGGATAAGAGAACTTTTGCGTTAATGTTTATTGCTCCGATACTTATAATGTGGCTGTTAAATATAGTTTTTTCAGCTGATACAACAGAAAATGTCCGCATTGGTGCGGTAGATGTACCGACAAAAGTAGAAGAGGTTATGAAAAATGTAGATAATGTTAGTTTAGAAGGTATAACTACAAAAGAAGAAGCGGAGAAAAAATTAAAAGATGGACAGCTTGATACGGTAATATATTATAAAGACAACAAGTACGAAGTAACATATGCAAATACTGATTCTGTAAAAACTACTCAAGCTCGACAAGTCTTAAAAGCTAGTCTAACCGGCGCAGAGATAAAAGGATTTATAGAAACTATACAAAAAGTTAATCCCAGTCTAGCGCTAACTAAACAAAAACCAGAAATAACCGAAAGTTATAACTATGGAAGTGAAGATACGACATTCTTCAATAAGATTGCACCGATATTAATCGGTTATATATCATTTTTCTTTGTATTTTTAATTTCTGGTATAGCTTTGCTAAAAGAACGAACTAGTGGAACATTAGATAGATTATTAGCGACACCGGTAAAAAGAAGTGAGATTATTTTCGGTTACACTATCTCTTATGGATTTCTTGCGATAATTCAGACTATTGTCATTACATTATCCGCTATTTATCTGTTAAATATAGAAGTTGCGGGAAGTCTAGTTTATGTGATAATTGTTAATATGCTGCTTGCTCTTGGAGCATTGGCACTAGGTATGCTTCTATCAACAGCTGCGAAGTCAGAGTTTCAAGTTATGCAGTTTATACCGTTGGTAATTATACCACAGATGTTCTTTACAGGTATTGTCCCTGTTGAAAGTATGGGGAAAGTGGCGGTGTACATAAGTAAAGTTTTACCTGTAACTTATAGCGGAGATGGTTTAAGTAAAATCATTTTGGAAGGTAAAAATCTTTTAGATATAAAAGGAGATATTATCGCCTTAACAATCTTTTTTGTAGTTTTAATTACGTTAAATATAATAGGATTAAAACGTTATAGAAAAGTGTAA
- a CDS encoding ABC transporter ATP-binding protein has product MDRFIDITQLSKSFGQQKVLDNIDFQLKKSEIIGLIGPSGSGKSTLIKTMLGMEKADTGKALVLDKIMPERKILGNIGYMAQSDALYEALTGYENLEFFGQMKNLKGEKLKEEIGYVAEVVDLSADLKKQVENYSGGMKRRLSLAIALLGKPKLLVLDEPTVGIDPALRRKVWRELYKQRDNGVGILITTHVMDEAELCNKVGLLLGGKIIAFDTPNNLKEKNNVNTIEDVFLTVEVK; this is encoded by the coding sequence ATGGATAGATTTATAGATATAACTCAGCTAAGCAAAAGTTTTGGTCAACAAAAGGTTTTGGATAATATAGATTTTCAGCTAAAAAAATCTGAGATAATAGGTTTAATAGGGCCGAGTGGTTCGGGGAAATCTACATTAATAAAAACTATGTTAGGGATGGAAAAAGCAGATACGGGAAAAGCGCTCGTTTTAGATAAAATAATGCCGGAACGAAAGATATTAGGGAATATAGGTTATATGGCGCAAAGTGACGCACTATATGAAGCGCTGACCGGCTATGAAAATTTAGAGTTTTTTGGACAGATGAAAAACCTTAAAGGAGAAAAATTAAAAGAAGAAATAGGTTATGTCGCAGAAGTGGTAGATTTATCGGCGGACTTGAAAAAGCAAGTAGAAAATTATTCTGGTGGGATGAAACGTCGCTTATCTCTGGCGATTGCATTGTTAGGAAAACCAAAGTTATTAGTATTAGATGAGCCAACCGTAGGTATAGATCCTGCTTTGCGTAGAAAGGTTTGGAGAGAGCTTTATAAACAACGTGACAATGGTGTAGGTATTTTGATTACTACTCATGTTATGGATGAAGCGGAACTTTGTAATAAGGTAGGTCTTCTTTTAGGTGGGAAAATAATTGCCTTTGATACTCCTAACAACCTAAAAGAAAAGAATAATGTAAATACTATTGAAGATGTATTTTTAACAGTGGAGGTAAAATAA
- a CDS encoding TetR/AcrR family transcriptional regulator, with protein MVENILKSSLDLMAKGDMPPGKKKTLEAAIILFGKKGYNGTSTLEIAKAAGVSQATVFKYFRTKEDLLISIIAPILPRLFSNFLGRVKNINTITIKEIIHYIVRDRFRFMKENKDIIKIIFSEVLTNEQLKQKIIIGAEEVFKERRLDEFFEYLKQNNPEINKELTLPEIMRPIAGALITYFIQRFIVFDGVICETEEHDLDVIERQIYNCWTI; from the coding sequence ATGGTAGAAAACATATTAAAGTCGTCCTTGGATTTGATGGCTAAAGGAGATATGCCACCTGGTAAGAAAAAAACATTAGAAGCGGCAATAATATTATTTGGTAAAAAAGGATACAATGGCACTTCAACGTTAGAAATAGCGAAAGCTGCAGGAGTAAGCCAGGCGACGGTATTCAAATACTTTCGGACAAAAGAAGATTTGCTTATTTCAATAATTGCCCCGATTTTACCAAGATTATTTTCAAATTTTTTAGGTAGGGTAAAAAATATTAATACTATAACTATCAAAGAAATTATTCATTATATAGTGAGAGATCGTTTTAGATTTATGAAAGAAAATAAAGATATTATAAAGATTATTTTCTCGGAAGTATTAACTAATGAGCAGTTAAAACAAAAGATAATTATAGGTGCAGAAGAAGTCTTTAAAGAAAGGAGATTGGATGAGTTTTTCGAGTATTTAAAACAGAATAATCCAGAAATCAATAAAGAATTGACATTACCTGAAATAATGAGACCTATTGCGGGAGCGTTAATTACATATTTTATTCAGAGATTCATCGTCTTTGATGGAGTTATCTGCGAAACAGAAGAACATGATTTAGATGTGATAGAGCGCCAAATATATAACTGTTGGACAATATAG